The following proteins come from a genomic window of Metarhizium brunneum chromosome 2, complete sequence:
- the nucA gene encoding DNA-entry nuclease, protein MKVTIALLIITRLAAAIPSKSTEPFWYSSKVDETDSRPSLPEDSKTVLRRASGDQADLRIASKRAYYDNDKPHGESEVITLYIYNAGPNRAVAPEIRAGYGGSMDQDRATATLRQVNEWRQPSQGIKHGSLAWAGLPNPSSRVDERDMVITLPDVLAGVLMELNIEFPMTHETSYADHTMKASVSSSTTDPRKGNNEATYIITPNHHDDGQDYWNTPGNLANLDFNGLKAEPLSQADLRIASARERYNNDLPYGENEVLTFLVFNDGPTIDTRPVLTAGYTSSMDEDKMSSSAEQVWVPDGVDPSWDLEHHVWQPLDGANCRIDESNVVCDLPDIPPTVLYRVNITFPMSHETTYKDHTATAKISSQATDPNPDNDSTSYVITPNHDDDGDEYWRAPGNIAQLNGPSAPVGGRPCSTGWLLDTPIIMSNSNGRAQLPLNELEEWVNSKVGQVMSYDIGEKKLKPKTATGVEYGTSGEVTVVSFVSDGETQLSWSAHPDTLVYLYPTTIQVGQDKVRIGYWIPVRMLWVGATVRGMSPDGGITSSQVTNIQQAKGSEFRSAQPHMVSQSHSYVVGTMGAGGILTHNPNDNRLCGDANGPARLALLAVVANFLIARPPLPNVPNVPQQGYHLRHRRPTDPPTPRPAHGPPVLPADVPRRDEHGNWLVYLYEEDTPAAVENARYAVNEAGHPWQLTYDPAGAASRRRQSTGAHPSQRELLQLTTAELTGGVGTGQLDRDEYPPAIAREGGTGAVVTYIEAGDNRGAGSLMGRQFANYRTNPQPDGHAPFGPGDTFRYAIIHENLRAIEYLGDGVVDETQIDAPPTP, encoded by the coding sequence ATGAAGGTCACAATCGCTCTTCTCATCATCACCCGCTTAGCGGCGGCTATTCCTTCAAAATCCACTGAGCCCTTCTGGTATTCCTCCAAAGTGGACGAAACAGATTCAAGACCATCGCTGCCCGAGGATTCGAAGACTGTGCTGAGAAGGGCGAGTGGTGACCAGGCCGATCTGCGTATCGCCTCCAAAAGAGCCTATTACGATAATGACAAACCGCATGGCGAGTCCGAAGTAATCACTCTGTACATTTACAATGCCGGTCCCAATCGAGCCGTAGCCCCCGAGATTAGGGCTGGCTACGGAGGCTCCATGGACCAGGACAGAGCCACAGCTACTTTGCGTCAAGTGAACGAGTGGCGTCAACCATCTCAAGGCATAAAACATGGATCTCTTGCTTGGGCCGGTTTGCCCAATCCATCCAGTAGGGTTGACGAGCGGGACATGGTGATTACTCTTCCAGACGTCCTAGCAGGGGTACTCATGGAACTCAACATAGAGTTCCCCATGACACACGAAACGTCCTATGCCGACCACACAATGAAGGCATCAGTTTCGTCGTCGACAACCGATCCACGTAAAGGGAATAACGAAGCTACATATATCATCACTCCTAATCATCACGATGATGGTCAAGATTATTGGAATACCCCCGGCAACCTGGCCAATCTCGACTTTAACGGGCTGAAAGCCGAGCCACTCTCACAGGCAGATCTGCGCATTGCCTCCGCCAGAGAACGCTACAATAATGATTTGCCGTACGGAGAGAACGAGGTCTTGACATTTCTCGTCTTCAACGACGGACCAACTATTGACACTAGGCCTGTTTTAACGGCGGGCTACACCTCGTCAATGGACGAGGACAAAATGTCGTCTAGCGCTGAACAGGTTTGGGTACCTGATGGAGTCGATCCTTCGTGGGATCTCGAACACCACGTCTGGCAGCCTCTTGACGGCGCCAATTGCCGCATTGACGAAAGCAATGTCGTTTGTGATCTTCCAGATATTCCACCCACAGTGTTATATCGAGTCAACATCACTTTCCCAATGAGCCATGAAACTACATACAAGGACCATACCGCCACTGCCAAGATCTCGTCTCAAGCCACGGATCCGAATCCAGACAACGATTCTACGAGCTATGTCATCACACCAAAtcacgatgacgatggtgatgaatACTGGCGGGCTCCTGGGAACATTGCGCAGTTGAATGGTCCTTCTGCTCCGGTTGGAGGTCGACCCTGCTCGACAGGCTGGCTTCTCGATACCCCAATCATCATGTCAAACAGCAATGGCCGTGCGCAACTTCCTCTAAACGAGCTAGAGGAATGGGTTAATTCAAAGGTGGGCCAGGTCATGAGTTACGACATTGGTGAGAAAAAATTGAAGCCAAAAACTGCCACCGGCGTCGAATATGGGACTTCTGGAGAAGTCACCGTCGTTTCCTTCGTCTCGGATGGTGAGACTCAACTATCCTGGAGTGCCCACCCAGACACGCTGGTGTACCTGTATCCCACGACGATCCAGGTTGGCCAAGACAAGGTGCGCATTGGCTACTGGATTCCGGTGCGAATGCTTTGGGTCGGCGCAACCGTGCGAGGGATGAGTCCCGACGGTGGCATAACATCGTCCCAGGTGACGAATATACAGCAAGCAAAGGGTTCAGAGTTCCGAAGCGCCCAGCCTCACATGGTGAGCCAAAGCCATAGCTACGTCGTTGGAACAATGGGCGCAGGAGGCATCCTCACCCACAATCCAAACGACAACCGGCTCTGCGGCGATGCCAATGGCCCAGCCAGGCTGGCACTCCTTGCCGTTGTTGCAAACTTCCTGATAGCAAGACCACCTCTTCCCAATGTTCCCAATGTTCCACAACAAGGATACCACCTCCGTCACCGACGGCCTACCGACCCCCCTACTCCACGGCCGGCACACGGGCCGCCCGTCCTGCCTGCGGATGTACCCCGGCGTGATGAGCATGGAAACTGGCTCGTCTACTTGTACGAGGAAGACACGCCGGCTGCCGTGGAGAATGCTCGCTACGCGGTCAACGAGGCAGGGCATCCTTGGCAACTCACCTATGATCCGGCGGGCGCGGCTTCTCGACGAAGACAGTCTACCGGTGCCCATCCGTCGCAGAGGGAGCTTCTCCAACTGACGACCGCGGAGCTCACGGGCGGTGTTGGAACCGGACAGCTGGACCGCGATGAGTATCCGCCTGCCATTGCGCGGGAAGGCGGAACAggcgccgtcgtcacctACATCGAGGCTGGGGATAATCGCGGCGCGGGCAGCCTGATGGGACGGCAGTTTGCAAACTACAGGACGAACCCGCAGCCCGACGGCCATGCACCGTTTGGCCCTGGTGATACATTCCGATATGCCATTATTCACGAGAACTTGAGAGCTATTGAATATCTTGGAGATGGCGTCGTGGATGAGACGCAGATTGATGCACCACCCACCCCTTAA